A stretch of the Macaca mulatta isolate MMU2019108-1 chromosome 16, T2T-MMU8v2.0, whole genome shotgun sequence genome encodes the following:
- the LOC702039 gene encoding CMT1A duplicated region transcript 15 protein-like protein yields the protein MFSCCFPTSRGCCFRNGGSESLFRRFRRRLIPHPRRLWPFVRRRTRVPQGSPGQALVGQATPEIPSGLHLHTALLQEETREPMEAEAHALTPYAEIEAFPAPAVEPEPAWEEPPPETVLEVEGAPAKDQPKEELPEITAPTVVTDLSPEVEHVARERGGREGVTSTAPGSSSYAAPSPGHGGNHGGREPGFGERLVSFIRAAVLLLQGLFILLLLVGSIWVQEVLESMKRRLGGRIPAVPPALRGGLLLRARMSACNWASRLFAPEVLPRMGS from the exons ATGTTCTCGTGTTGCTTCCCCACTTCGAGAGGCTGCTGCTTCAGGAATGGAGGGAGTGAGAGCCTTTTCCGACGATTCCGAAGAAGGCTCATCCCTCACCCCAGACGCCTGTGGCCCTTTGTAAGAAGGCGCACCCGGGTACCACAGGGCAGCCCGGGGCAGGCCCTAGTGGGCCAAGCCACACCAGAGATCCCATCGGGGCTGCATCTGCACACTGCCCTCCTCCAGGAGGAGACTCGGGAGCCCATGGAGGCAGAGGCACATG CTCTTACTCCATATGCAGAAATAGAAGCATTTCCAGCACCAGCTGTTGAGCCAGAGCCAGCATGGGAAGAGCCCCCTCCAGAGACAGTGCTGGAGGTGGAGGGAGCTCCAGCCAAGGACCAACCCAAGGAGGAGCTGCCTGAAATCACGGCACCTACTGTAGTCACTGACCTTAGCCCTGAAGTTGAACATGTGGCAAGAGAGAGAGGCGGCAGGGAGGGGGTGACCAGCACGGCCCCAGGCAGCAGCTCCTATGCTGCCCCTAGTCCTGGGCACGGTGGCAACCATGGAGGTAGAGAGCCTGGGTTTGGAGAGAGGCTTGTGTCATTCATTAGAGCCGCAGTCCTGCTGCTGCAGGGCCTGTTTATTCTCCTGCTGCTGGTGGGGTCTATCTGGGTGCAGGAGGTGCTGGAGAGCATGAAGAGGAGGCTGGGAGGAAGAATTCCAGCAGTTCCTCCTGCACTCAGAGGCGGCCTCCTCCTCCGGGCACGGATGTCTGCCTGCAACTGGGCATCCAGGCTGTTTGCCCCTGAAGTGCTGCCCAGGATGGGCTCTTAA